From the genome of Flavobacterium ovatum, one region includes:
- a CDS encoding transposase: protein MASFYGVSGRNLQCQYKDFLSDFKAWDQIKHAKKWLVFPQNIGKNLSIDETSLSNGELYTILTNKSGKGRKGTIVAMIAGTKADTVIAVIEKIALKQRNLVQEITLDMAGNMNLIAKKCFPNATRVTDRFHVQKLATEALQEIRIKYRWEAIDQENNAIEKAKKSKSNFESQILSNGDTLKQLLARSRYFLYKNKSRWTHNQTQRATLLFELYPDILKAYDLAQDLRTIFEKTTDKIIGFAKLAKWHEKVDQSGFKSFGTISRTITNHYQTILNYFDNRSTNASAESFNAKIKAFRSKFRGVRNIEYFLFRLTNIYA from the coding sequence ATTGCTTCTTTCTATGGAGTTTCTGGTAGAAACCTCCAATGTCAATACAAAGACTTTTTAAGTGATTTTAAAGCTTGGGATCAAATAAAACATGCTAAAAAATGGCTTGTTTTTCCGCAAAACATTGGAAAGAACCTGTCAATAGATGAAACCTCCCTTTCAAATGGCGAACTCTATACTATTTTAACTAACAAATCTGGAAAAGGGAGAAAGGGAACTATTGTAGCTATGATTGCAGGAACTAAAGCCGATACAGTTATTGCAGTTATAGAAAAAATCGCTCTTAAACAACGAAATCTAGTTCAGGAAATAACTTTAGACATGGCGGGAAATATGAATTTGATTGCCAAAAAATGCTTTCCTAATGCAACTCGTGTCACAGATCGATTTCATGTTCAAAAACTAGCTACAGAGGCTTTACAGGAAATCAGGATTAAATATCGTTGGGAAGCTATCGATCAAGAAAATAATGCTATTGAAAAAGCAAAAAAAAGCAAATCTAATTTCGAATCTCAAATACTTTCAAATGGAGATACACTTAAGCAATTACTCGCTAGAAGTCGTTATTTCTTATACAAAAACAAATCAAGATGGACGCATAACCAAACGCAACGTGCCACTTTATTGTTTGAATTATATCCAGACATTTTAAAAGCATACGATTTAGCACAAGATTTGCGTACTATCTTTGAAAAAACAACTGACAAAATCATTGGGTTTGCAAAACTAGCCAAATGGCATGAAAAAGTAGATCAATCCGGATTCAAATCTTTCGGCACAATCTCTCGTACAATTACAAATCATTATCAGACCATATTAAATTATTTTGACAATAGAAGTACTAATGCCTCTGCAGAATCATTCAATGCCAAAATAAAAGCATTCAGATCAAAATTCAGAGGAGTTAGAAATATAGAATACTTCCTGTTTAGACTAACTAATATATATGCTTAA
- a CDS encoding transposase, with protein sequence MQDSFNEILKLLLPEIIINYFELTSYKKENEALHLYLKEINSLPKEYRQNKLSSKGFFDEITVQDFPIRGHKVYLHITRRRWLNEDTGKVVFRDWNLVADGTRVTQEFASFLKEINRF encoded by the coding sequence ATGCAAGATTCTTTTAATGAGATCCTAAAATTATTACTACCTGAGATAATAATAAACTATTTTGAACTTACTTCTTATAAAAAGGAAAATGAAGCACTCCATCTTTATCTAAAAGAGATTAATTCACTACCAAAAGAATATCGTCAAAACAAATTAAGTTCAAAAGGATTCTTCGATGAAATAACAGTCCAGGATTTCCCTATCCGCGGTCATAAAGTATATCTTCATATCACTCGTAGAAGATGGCTTAATGAAGACACTGGTAAAGTTGTTTTTAGAGATTGGAATTTAGTAGCAGACGGAACTCGTGTAACACAGGAGTTTGCGTCTTTTTTAAAAGAGATCAATAGATTCTAG
- a CDS encoding T9SS type A sorting domain-containing protein: MKTQLLKKMIMVVAFFAMTSASAQLFDFESSKGGWDKEFQMASADLVIEGGRGTLACVRTTNNSTIALAPATATINAKTMNFLKLVIKNTSKSNSIRVKAQTSAATDNTANFNISAEDTEFQTYYFDLRTTTAWTAAQTANSTTEEVKLLFRGNFPTAPAVEGIIYVDSIEFLAAIPATQYSEFIQNPNFEDPTGITQYSGNGATRSISSVGAQAGLQSMKVTFTAAQTSNFWNFSNYKKTYAPGFLTGKTAIVKVWVKTNRTTAAQINVKLKTVDASDAVTANQPQVTQLTTNFTGGWEELTFSLPLLDANVEGITFFLGVNWNDPAAIPDNSAYNAVAGNNFYFDTMSATFSTTLGTAKNTLEGVSVYPNPADDVVNVNSVNGGDITVYSTVGTKVLTAKATASNYQLNVSGLSSGVYLLELVSVGKTSVTKLVIK, from the coding sequence ATGAAAACACAATTACTTAAAAAAATGATTATGGTCGTTGCATTTTTTGCCATGACAAGTGCATCAGCTCAATTATTTGACTTTGAGAGTAGCAAAGGGGGATGGGATAAAGAATTTCAGATGGCATCTGCGGATTTAGTTATTGAAGGAGGTAGAGGTACATTAGCGTGTGTTAGAACAACTAATAATTCGACAATAGCATTAGCTCCTGCGACTGCAACAATAAATGCTAAAACTATGAATTTTTTAAAATTGGTTATCAAAAACACCAGTAAATCTAATTCAATAAGAGTCAAAGCACAAACTTCTGCTGCTACTGATAATACTGCAAATTTCAATATATCTGCTGAAGATACAGAGTTTCAAACCTATTATTTTGATTTAAGGACTACCACTGCTTGGACGGCTGCGCAAACAGCTAATTCCACAACTGAAGAAGTAAAATTACTTTTCAGAGGTAATTTTCCCACTGCCCCAGCCGTTGAGGGTATTATATATGTGGATTCTATAGAGTTTTTAGCTGCTATTCCTGCAACTCAATATTCAGAGTTTATTCAAAATCCAAATTTTGAAGACCCTACAGGTATAACGCAGTACTCAGGAAATGGAGCAACACGTTCAATATCGTCTGTTGGAGCACAAGCTGGGTTGCAAAGTATGAAAGTTACATTTACAGCAGCTCAAACATCAAATTTTTGGAATTTTAGTAATTATAAAAAAACTTATGCTCCTGGATTTTTAACTGGCAAAACAGCTATTGTTAAAGTTTGGGTTAAAACGAACAGAACTACTGCTGCTCAGATTAATGTTAAGTTGAAAACTGTAGATGCGTCAGATGCTGTTACTGCGAATCAGCCGCAAGTTACACAATTAACCACTAATTTCACTGGTGGTTGGGAAGAGTTAACCTTTTCTTTGCCTTTATTAGATGCTAATGTTGAAGGAATTACCTTCTTTCTTGGGGTTAACTGGAATGATCCAGCTGCTATTCCTGATAATTCAGCTTATAACGCAGTAGCTGGAAACAACTTTTATTTCGACACCATGTCTGCTACTTTTTCTACTACTTTAGGTACCGCAAAAAACACTTTAGAAGGTGTTAGTGTTTATCCTAACCCAGCTGATGATGTTGTAAATGTAAATTCAGTAAACGGTGGTGATATTACAGTATATAGTACAGTAGGAACA